The genomic window TAGTTAGTGATAGTAGTAGGGTACATATATACGGTTAAATCTGCATCTGTATGTATGGCAGCTGGATTAATACATGGAGCAGATCTATCAGACATCCATCAACATATTAATGTCTCGTCTGCATTCTTAAATTGTACACCTACTACTTCAATTCAATACATATAGTCATGCATCTCTTCAATTCAAAAtacaatatatatctatatattttgtttggatACGATTTTAATCAACAATTGCTTATATATTCTTTTAACATAAAATTTTATTCTATTCGCACTTAGAAATTACCAACTTATAATTATGTTTTTACCATATAAATGATATAGTAATAGAAAAAACTGTTAATTAAAGTTTTAtcgtaataaaataaatgtgtcttatattttaaaacggagtgGATACGCAGCTATTACTCCAATCCACTAGCTACCGCTACTAATAGCGCAGCGCTGCTATCCATCAGCATCCTTCCTAGTACTAtctgtgtccagattcatagctaaaaatgcttacatttttaTTGACAGGGGATactcgtagaccggatataaagggtattggggtctgttggtacaaggatcgacgtagtacgacatcaagcaaacaaaagataaggattatactggtttaggccccttgataggtaatagccctaatccagttggtatgggattatatgatggaaaccacagattacaaaggaaaTAGCAGAACttgatgataccgacgagaccatAGTCGAGTTGGTctgactagatctcccggcgacttggctcctgcacGCTCCGGCTCCGTAggctatggtgggtgtgttggcggtgaTATTCGATGCCTTAGATCCTGTCAGGGGGTCCCTtatataccgcgggtcagttgttttccaagtaggactcggagatatcggactcctcacgatatggtaaagacccagtcttgtccgagtagaactcctTCTATCCGTAGATACTATccctatcacgtgatagatttccttaatgtatacGAAAACTATCCATATATGCGCGAGTATACCGTATCAATATACAACGTACATCTAAAGATAGATGGTATATCTTATGCGCAACCTGACAATTTTGAAACTGAGGTAGTAGCTTTTAATTTTGGTCCACTCGTTCATAGTACAAACAAACGTGAAAAACGCAGATGCAGTTTTATATGTGAACACCAACGGCTGCCTGCATACACTTGATGACATCTGCAGCTTGCAGACAGCAGCTACCAGTGCTAGCTCTTGTACACAAGCAAATTAAGATTTTTGCTTACTTTGCAGGGATCATAGCCGCGTGTTTTCGCTTGTTCAGTTTATTGAAAGGGTCAGTCATGCATGTTTGCAACAGACACAGAATTAACgtggagcatatatatatagctagtcaATTCTTTGAAAAACCTGAGATGGAGAAACATGTATAATATAATCTCATAAACAATATCAGAGCCTGATATTGGAGGGAGAATTAATCCAGCTAACATGGACCCAGCTAGCTATAGCCAGTGACAGCTCAAACCATCCAGTTCCCACCTTGCGCAACCACCCGAATACCTTAAACTACCCGTGCCATTAATTATCTATCCCCCAAgatattgcaacaaaaataaacaatCATTTTTTAGTATCTGTTGTTTATTTTAGATATGTATGACCATTTCACTTGTGTCTAGATCCTAGCTATATATGTTGCTTTCCGGATTTCAATCTTATGTAGCTTGCTTTCCCGAATTCAATCTGTATATACTCCACCAACCTGTAAAATGTTTTCTTAATTtagagaaagaaaacaaaactgaTCATTCATGGGCAGGCTCATCTCCTCCTTATTCTTAAGAATCAGTATACGTTCATATTGACACCTCACAAGTTTAATTAGCTAGCTCGATCGTGGGCCTTGCTGTTACATCTACTTAAGTTTATATAACAATCCAAGTTAGTAGGATGTGTCTTTTTCTTGGGACGGATCGGCAGTGGCGGATCCAAAACGAAATAGCAGTGGGGTCTGAACAAATTAGATAGAGTTACAATTCCTCTTCCATCTACGtatggtaaaaaattttagtgggaTCTTCGTTGGGGCTCTCATAGTCTTCACGTCAGTAGTGGGAACTCGAGACCCACCGCCCcatgctggatccgcccctgtggATCGGAGGGGTAGCAATTTAGTACTACATCAGatacattttaatattttatttttttaatatacagtattaattcaattatagatttaaaatGAAGAAAGTAATTAGTCTATTCTAGTCCCAAACGAACGAACTTGCTGGAACGCACTTGTGCAGTATGTTTAGAATTTAATTGGGGGTAGTTAACTGCTATCGGATGGGAAGGTGTTCGTTAGTTAATTAATACTTAATGCCccatttgttctaaaatataaatgattttgggtgaatgtgacatattctaatactatgaatctgacaTAGCTTATAGAATCCactcaaaatcttttatattttaggatggagggactAGTATCAATTTCATTATGCTCTTGATTTTAAGGAACTCTGCTGCTGCTCTTCTAATTGGAGTAGTGAGTTCCCTAGCATTGACGCAATTTAATGTAAAATACTAGTTATGTTATCTTGTAAGTCAACAACTGTATGTTATCTCTGATGATCTTACACATGGCACAGGTGAACCATACATAAGTCCATAACTCACACATGGCATAGGTGGACCAAACTGTAACACTCTACGTATGTGAGATAGATTTTCCATCCTTTAAAAGAATATCCTCTTGTTTTTGTACATGTCACTAAAAGTATTAAAatgttttagaaaaataacaatatagtccatatgtgatatatcacttcataaatATACACGTTAAAATTCATCTTATACaatttaaaccaaaataataaatttaattacAAGTAGAGTACTATTCgtaattaaatttgttattctTTTATATAGGTTGAACTTAAATTGTATATTTGTGGattgatatatcatatattaatctattatactaaatttttaaaaagattttattactatttaaattacagataaaaaacaattttccaTACTGCGTCTACGTatactctcctctctctcacacacacacacacaaagacatACAGATGGTGCAGGCAATAGCCAAAGTCAAGGTCTCGCCATCAACTTGCACAACAACATTGATATCTGAATTAAAAAAAGGCAACCCCACACAAGACGCATGGATTTATTTTACTCCCGataacgagaaaaaaaaaacacacatatgaATGCATGATAGAGGCAGCTCGATCGGTCCAGTATAAAAAAGCCTTCTTGGCTGTTCCGTCTTCTTGGGCGTAGAGCCAGCTATCTATCAGCCACCGCACAACCCACAACTGGCCTTcagaaagggaggaggaagatgatggaGGTGGAGAAGCCATGGGAGTTGAAGGAGGATGTGGAGATcatgacggaggaggaggaagaagacgacagCAGCAACCTGCTGCAGGCCAGGGGCAGGAACAAGAAGCACGCGCTCATCAATGGAGatgaacaacaacaagaagaagaagaagaagaggttgtTGAGGAGCACAAGAGCGTCTTCTTTGATCCAACCCAAGGTAAGAGATAATCTTCATTTCTCACTCCTCTGCTCAACTGCTTTCTTCTGTCTTTTATTCATGTGAAGAACAACTCACTACTAATAGTAGTGATGCAACCACAATTAGTACCAATCAATTTCCTTGTACTTCTTAATTAATTCCTTGATACTACTGTTTCTTTGGGGAGGGAAGTAAGCTAAGCCAACTCCTGTTGCATTGTAGCTGTGCGCCTTGTTGCAAATTCTATTACCTTCAACACTGATTTTATCTCCTGCCTACCTTTCTTCTCCATTTctttcattctctctctctctctctcttgttatttttgttaagcACAAAAGAAACAGactttttgaaaaggaaaaggagaagaaaacaaatggGCTAACATGGGGGACGCATATAAGTTATGGTTAGGACAGAGATACAGATACCACCAACAGCTACAGCCCTGCAGATACTTCGTTTTGCAGGTCCTTTTCCCTCATCCAATCATCTTTTCTTCGCCCACAAATTTCAGCGAACATCATGTGCCCTACGTGGCTGATGATTGTGCAGCTCCTTCACTTGTTAGACTTTTTTCGTGTTAGGCAAAAATTCTGTCTAGTACCTGTCATGTCACTCTTGGAAGTACCTTTAAGAAAAAGGATGTCTTTTATGGTGAATTTGATGTTCTTGTTTAGCATCTTCCATTCCATCTTCTAGAAGCTCCCATCATTAATTTGATATTTGGGGGAGGAGATTCAATATTGTAAGCTTGTTATAAATAGATGGGTTTATACTTTTGAAGAAATTAACCCATCAGCTTGTACAGGCTTACAATTAAGATTTTTAGGCTGGCCTTCAAAGACATGGCATCGGATCTTTGTAATTTATATAGTTGATTTCTGTACTGCAACATTATTTATGTCTATTGATTGACTAAACCAAATACCAATTGTCAAGGAAAATCATGGCTAATTAATACTTGTCAATATATGCAGTTGGCAACAGAAGTAGTCTAAGGATTAATATCTTTGctctttttatatttatggataTAGATGCCGAatttctatccattatctaaaaaaaagcaaGCCTATTCAAGCTTCCAACATAAATTCACTGATAGATTGGAAACTTTAGATAAAAGAACACATAAAAAATCCTACTTACAAAATCACATGGtaattttctctttcttccaagGCTACACTTATCTTCTGTTGGAATGTTAAATGTGTATCCAATGGAACATGATTTGCTTGTGCAAGTGAATCCATAGATAAATACTACTGGTAGCAACACAAGATACAAACTTTAGGACATCTTTTTCCCCCTCTTTAAACATTTAAAGATAGTCATTTATTTCTTTGCTGAAGGGTTATGGAAGTGCCGTCACTGCGATTGGACATACCTCTTGAGTGGTCCATCCAGAAATGTTATCCTGAATCATCAAGGGTATTGCCAAATCACGACGAATCTTGAATCGTTAGTTCAGAGTGAATCATTTTACAGTTCACCAAGCAAAGGTTAGTGTTGAGTATTCAGAAGCGTAGGATAATAATGGTTAGATTTCTAAAGCTTTCTTTAAAACTGAATAAAATAGTGATGGCAAAACTAGGTCACTAATCATGCTTGCTAAGGGAGGCTTCAGTTTTGGTTGTACCGGCATTGAGCTAGTTCTGCTTCAGTTTATTCAACAAACCTGAGAGTCTAGCTTGATCTGTTTAAGCTCTTGTAATCATTCTTTGAAGCTTTTTATGCACAAAATGAGCATGTTACTGATGATGGAAAAGCTGGCAAAGTTTGAAGTATTTAATAATATTGCCTTTTTCTCTATTTTCAGTTTCTGAGCATGGTACTGAAGTAAGTGGTAAGAATGAAGTTACAAGAGTGGAGCAGTTCGTTGCTAAAAAGGAAAAGGCGCATGAAACATCAAGTTCAAAGGGAAAAGAACTTGAGACACAGGAAAATGCTAATTCTCAAGAAACTAATGAAAATTCTAATAACAGCAGTTTGGAGAACAGATCACCTTCAAATGGTTCACATGAAGTCTGTAACAGTGGTGAAACAGTTACAGTTGCAAATGGAAAAGCAGGCTTGAAAGTGATCACAATCATTGACAAGAACCAAAACGGCCTGGCAAACTCAAATGGTTCTCTTCACATTGCCAATGTCAGCATGAACAAAACTAGTGTCCATGAAATTGAAGCTGAGAAGGATGAAGATGTCATTAAGGGCAAAGTGAACATTGAAGAGTATGACCTTGAGAAAATTCTTGATGAGCAAGAAACTCATGACCTGTTCTGTCCCAATTGCAACTCATGCATAACTCGAAGGGTGATTCTGCGGAAGAGAAAAAGGACAGTAAGACAAACATCACCTGATGAACCACCAAAGAAAACACAGATTGCAGAGCCTTCTGCTAATACTTCAAATCAGACTGTACCTGAAAGACAAGGGCAAGAGTCACCTGACATATTCAGATGTTTATCATGCTTCGCCTTCTTCATTCCAACAGGTATCATTTGGGGAAGCGCTTGTAAATTGTAATCACGTATTCATCACCTGAAGCTTAGCATATTTGCTAAATGAAATAGAAATGTTATTTAGCGTATTCactaaaaaaatagtagaaaTGTTACTTAGAATCATTATACTTGTGTATACAGTTTCAGATCCACCATACCTGCACTATTTATGCACAAAGAGCCAAAACTGAAAGTCTCACATGATTCATTTCATTCATGATTCAGACATTGAGTTGGAGGCAGGAATCTGCCTTTTTCGACGATGCATTCCTAGTTCAGTTTTAGGATAATGTCTTGGTTTGTACAGGTGTTTTTTGCCGGGCTGGCCAAGATAGGCCAACCAAATTTACTAAGATTGAGGAATATGTACTGGTTTGTACAGGTGTTACCTGACTATTTCATTTCAAAGACCAGCTTAACCTGTTTGTTATCACCAGGTTGTGGCTTTAACATATTCCGTATATTTGGAAGGACGGAAGTGAACCAAGAAGCTCAGGTACAGGAAGCTGCTGCATCAGGTCAGATGTCTGGCTCCGACAATTGTGCAAGTTGGCTTTTTTCTTGTTTCGAGCCTGGAGACGGTCCAAAGAAAACTGATGCAGGTATGTAATCTGCAAGGCATGCTGTACTTACTAGAAGGCAGTTACTCTACATTTCTTGAATTTCTCTGAACAATTTGTACACATTGCAGGTCCAGAAAAGGAGCCACTATTACCTGACAAGCAGGACTCCAATAATGGTTCAGCTTCATCAGTTGAAGGTAGCACAGCATCCGTTCATAGTCATGGCATAAGTGTACAACAACAAGAATCAAAGAGACCATTGCCAGCTGAGTCATCTTCCCAACTTCAACCCAGCAATACAAAGAAAGAAGACTTCGGAACAGTATCGTTCAGTGGATCATCATCGGTAGAAGCTCACTCATCGTCATCTGCTAGCATTATCAACCCTGGACAGACCGCGACAGGTTTGTTTATAATAAGACCCTCAATGAACTCGTGAATATGCAATAATTTGTGATAATTGGTAACCAACTGGCATTGACTGCACCTAAAAGTTGAAGCCCCTTATCCAGGATTCCTTCAGACTGGGGAAACACATGTGGTGATTGGGCAGCAGGACATCGTACTGCAACAGAACGTTCCTCTTCCAAAGCCTGGAGATGCAGCTCACCTAGATAAACAGAAACAAGGTAGGCCTGATCAGGATTCGTGAACCATATTGTTTCTTATTTCTAGTAGAAGATGAATCATGCCGATGATagtctctcattttttttatctggtCTCTTGCAAATTTTGAAGAAACTCCACCAGCAAGCCACACATTTCCTACACCGGGAGTCAAGATCCCAGATGCAAATCCAGCTAAATTTATACCAGGTGTGGTGTGGTTACACCATTATTGAGGAGCCAGCTTTACATATATTGATTGTCGCATTGCATATATGACTTGCAGATGTGGTGAGGCCAATGGTAGATAAACCAAGTCGAGGCATTGTGATTCCTCCTGAAGCAGTTGAGTCACAAACTCGACCTGAGCATTCATCAGTGCAAATAGGGCCTGATGCGAGCATGCCATTGATTGATACTCCTGCACCAGAGCAAAGGGATGATTGGGACATCCTGAAAGCTATCGTATACGGTGGCCTCGTGGAATCGATCACCAGCCTCTCTGTGGTTTCAGCAGCTGCATCCAGCGGCGCCAGGACATGTAAAGCTTCCTCTCTGTTGTTGATTCTGGTTCCTTCCTTCCTGCATCAGCCATCACATATGTTGGTCGATTTGCAGTGGACATATTCATCTTGGGCATAGCAAACCTCATCGGTGGACTTCCCATCATCTTTCACAgcgtaaaaactcaaaatcataTCTTGACTACTAGATTCTCTTGAATTGAATAAATTTCTAATTTATGGGGTTTGAATTTAGATGGCTGAGCTGAGAAGCATTGGAGATGTGGATGAGAGGGAGGAGCAGGGCGGTCACTACTGGTTGCAGCTGGGGAGGCGATCCAAGTACCGGCTGCATGTCGCCATGGCCGTGCTGTCCTACCTCCTCTTCggcctgctgccgccgctcatCTACGGCCTCTCcttccgcggcggcgacgtgagggagaagaagatggtggcggtagcggcggcgtcGCTGGGGTGCATCGCGCTGCTGGCCATGGGCAAGGCACACGTGGCACGGAGGCGGAGCTACGTGAAGAGCCTCCTCTACTACCTGAGCATTGGCGTGAGCGCGTCGGGCCTCTCGtacgtcgccggcctcctcctcgcccactTTGCCCTCATCACCCACCAAACCCCTCCTGCTTCATCCTCCTGGGCTTCATactgaatttcttcttcttgtttggTTCGACAAAAGTTTTGATGCCTTCCCATTTACAGCAAGCCCTTCGCAAGATCATAGTGTAAAAGCTCTTTTTCGTTGTACCATagcaccctttttttttgtcaataaaCTTTGGCAAGGAAAATAACAAGGTCAGGCTTGTCCTGTTCTTTTTACTGAAGAAAAAGAACATTTTATCTGCCTATTATAGAAATGTAAgcatcacaactcacaagaatGCAATGCAGCCAATGAACCAAGGCCACAAGATCGTGGTGATACTATCCCAATCACATCGCCTCATATTTACACACAACCTGAACCTGGAGCTAAACGAAAATTGGAAAAACCAAAAGGGAACATCTGCTGCTGAAAAGAAAAGCCACTACTGCTTTTGAGTGGGTTGTCCAGTCCAGTAAGTCTTGACAGCCACAAGTATCTTCTCAGGGTTGAATGGACCAGATTCGTGATCCATTATTTGGCTCTTCCACCGCATGCCTTCTGTAATTGATTGTATCTTCACTAACACCTCCACCGTGTCCCTGAAAATCACTGTCCCTTCAGGCCTTAGAATCCGGTCCATCTCCAGGAGAATGTATGTTACGTCACACCTGAAACCCATTGTTCAACATTAGTTGTCAAGGGAATCATTTTCTTATAATGACTCAAACGCTAACATTGAAATGAACCAGAAACACGATGCATTTGAACTctacagggaaaaaaaagggacgGTTTAAAGCCTTGATAAACTGGACACACCACACAGTTCTTGCATTACCTGTCCTGATAAAAGCTGAATATTTTATCAGCATGGATGAAGTCATATGTCCTCGGATACGTTGAGAAAGCCTCACACCAGTCTTGGTAGGTTCCAATGAATCCCCTCTCATAGATAATACCAAGGGTGTCATGAGCAGAGCCTGAAGGTACCACGTTCATCACCCAAAGTGGATACTTCATCAATGCAGCTGCGAATCCCCCCATCCCTGCATTCATATCCATCACGTTCCTATATCGCCCCTTGGTTAGTGGAGGAATCAATTTCTTGTAGTAATCCACTCTCTCTGCCCACACCTTATTATCTTCTTGGAATATCTCCGTGGTGAGGCCTGAAACTGATCCACGACTTATTCTTGGAGGCACAGCAAATGCTCTTTTTGGCCATTTCTCAAGAGCTCCACCAGCAACCTCGTCTTCACTATTCACATCCGGAAGAGGTGATATGCATGTCTCCATCTTCTTGTACCTAAATCTCAACAAGTCAGTTTGTTTACTGATCAACAGAAATATCAAAAGAAGGCCTTGTGAGTACTATGCGGCGTGTGCTTCTATGTTTCTAGAATGATGAACTATTGTATGAGAGCATGAGGCTTGATCCATAAAGGATTAGATGATGCTTCCTAAACTGTGAAAGGTTgaattaatacttcatgcatttAAGAACAAATATAGCCATCGGGTTACATTTTGTCTTGTAGCCAGAGATAAACAGTCACAAAGAATTTTCAAATGAACAATTGGTTGGTCGTATATGCTaaaacattttcattttttaaaagaatggGAGAATCACACTGGTGTCTCACTAACATATGGGCCCAAAGCCCCCACTTGTCAACTTCAATTCACATTGAGTGGCATATTGATATTATAAAAGAAATTCAGTGGTATAGCCTGGGTTAATCCTTAAATTTCAAAGAAGCAGGCTCGTGAAAACAATAACATGATAAATCAGTCCAAATTATCTATTTCAGGACAGCAAAAAAGACAAAGTATGTACTTCGAAAAAATAAGCTTGTTCAAGTACAGAAGATGGGTGCTGCAACTAGTAGAGAATATGCTTCACTTAGACGGAGTTTAACAGAAATCTTACCAAGCAGAGTCAACATCATTGCTCTTGCAAATCTGAGGGGTTTCATAGATCTTCCGACTATTAACACACTCTATGTGGTTGATAGGTTTCTGCCATATAGCAAGATCATCTTTCTCTACCACCTTCTTCCAGCAGAGACGCTTTGCCAAATCCTCAATCTCATCTTGCTCTTGCTTCAGGTCTTCTTCTGTTCTTTCCCAGCCCTTGAAGTACTTCTTCCAATGGATTGGAGGCCCAGAGAGGATCCAGTAGCCTCCTGGTCTAAGTACTCTGTCTACTTCAATTAGATAGATACCATCTGTTGGAAATAAATCTTAAGAGATTAGCCCTATTATATAGTTATTACTGCAGCTGTTGTTTATGTAATAATACGATAAAGAGAATACACAAAGATTGAGATAAATGAGCTCACCAAACTTATTCCATGGGATCAAACATCTAGAGCAGTGTGCCATGTCAAATGATCTAGCAGGGTATGGGATTCTTTCCGTGGATATCACTCCAATCATGGCCGGCACTCCCCGCTCCAATGCAAACTGCACTTGTGCCTCATGTGAATCTCTAGGTGCAAATGACATAGTGATGATGTTCCTCTTAATAAGATAAGCCCCCCAACTTGCCACCTGAACAACATCCAAGATACATtcataaatcctaaaaaatttgCAGAAACACATAATATCTTGGAAATTGCTAAATCACTCACCCCACATCCAGTATCAAGCGCAGTTCTGATGTTGCCGTCCGTTAATGATATGAGAGCGTTGATGTCATCGATATAGGCATCAGCACCATGTGGGAACATTGTGCCGCCTCCAGGGAATCTAAACCGTTTCCCCTCAACTTGAATCCAGTTCTGGACAGCTTTCTCGATACTAAGCTCCCGATGAGGAATGTTATCGTACCAAGCAAAATCACGACATTGTGGCCACTTGAAGGGATTCTTATACTTTGGTGGTGCAGGAATCAAGCACCGGAAAAGCTCTTCTTTCCGAGGGCAGTGTCTCTCCCTGTACTGCATCATTGTCTTTGGGAATTTCCTGGCTCTCCTTGGATCTTGGCAAGGGGTATACTCGCTGTATTTCAGCTGACAAGGTGGGAATTTTTCGGCGACAAGTGAAGATTCATTGAAGCTCACCTGATGGTGGGCTTGGAAATCAAGACGAGCGtctgatgatgaccgtccaGACGAATTGCTGGAGGTGCGCAAAATGGATTCACCACATTGGCTTTTAGTGTAGATTATGGATGGGTGTATACTAGTAGTTGAAGTGCCTTGCCAAGCACCAAGAATGTATGATGCAACACAGAGGCCAATAACACCTATGGTTAACGTTACTCGCATCCTTTGGAACACTGGCTGCCTGGCCTTAGGGGATCCACTCTGCTCTTTTGCCATTACACCTGCAAGACAAGGGGCGGATCCAACAAACTGTTACTACTAGTTGTATTAAGAGAGGTTTAAggagaagagcttcttccagacctagaa from Oryza glaberrima chromosome 6, OglaRS2, whole genome shotgun sequence includes these protein-coding regions:
- the LOC127776400 gene encoding membrane protein of ER body-like protein isoform X1 — protein: MMEVEKPWELKEDVEIMTEEEEEDDSSNLLQARGRNKKHALINGDEQQQEEEEEEVVEEHKSVFFDPTQGLWKCRHCDWTYLLSGPSRNVILNHQGYCQITTNLESLVQSESFYSSPSKVSEHGTEVSGKNEVTRVEQFVAKKEKAHETSSSKGKELETQENANSQETNENSNNSSLENRSPSNGSHEVCNSGETVTVANGKAGLKVITIIDKNQNGLANSNGSLHIANVSMNKTSVHEIEAEKDEDVIKGKVNIEEYDLEKILDEQETHDLFCPNCNSCITRRVILRKRKRTVRQTSPDEPPKKTQIAEPSANTSNQTVPERQGQESPDIFRCLSCFAFFIPTGCGFNIFRIFGRTEVNQEAQVQEAAASGQMSGSDNCASWLFSCFEPGDGPKKTDAGPEKEPLLPDKQDSNNGSASSVEGSTASVHSHGISVQQQESKRPLPAESSSQLQPSNTKKEDFGTVSFSGSSSVEAHSSSSASIINPGQTATGFLQTGETHVVIGQQDIVLQQNVPLPKPGDAAHLDKQKQETPPASHTFPTPGVKIPDANPAKFIPDVVRPMVDKPSRGIVIPPEAVESQTRPEHSSVQIGPDASMPLIDTPAPEQRDDWDILKAIVYGGLVESITSLSVVSAAASSGARTLDIFILGIANLIGGLPIIFHSMAELRSIGDVDEREEQGGHYWLQLGRRSKYRLHVAMAVLSYLLFGLLPPLIYGLSFRGGDVREKKMVAVAAASLGCIALLAMGKAHVARRRSYVKSLLYYLSIGVSASGLSYVAGLLLAHFALITHQTPPASSSWASY
- the LOC127776401 gene encoding probable methyltransferase PMT17 — protein: MAKEQSGSPKARQPVFQRMRVTLTIGVIGLCVASYILGAWQGTSTTSIHPSIIYTKSQCGESILRTSSNSSGRSSSDARLDFQAHHQVSFNESSLVAEKFPPCQLKYSEYTPCQDPRRARKFPKTMMQYRERHCPRKEELFRCLIPAPPKYKNPFKWPQCRDFAWYDNIPHRELSIEKAVQNWIQVEGKRFRFPGGGTMFPHGADAYIDDINALISLTDGNIRTALDTGCGVASWGAYLIKRNIITMSFAPRDSHEAQVQFALERGVPAMIGVISTERIPYPARSFDMAHCSRCLIPWNKFDGIYLIEVDRVLRPGGYWILSGPPIHWKKYFKGWERTEEDLKQEQDEIEDLAKRLCWKKVVEKDDLAIWQKPINHIECVNSRKIYETPQICKSNDVDSAWYKKMETCISPLPDVNSEDEVAGGALEKWPKRAFAVPPRISRGSVSGLTTEIFQEDNKVWAERVDYYKKLIPPLTKGRYRNVMDMNAGMGGFAAALMKYPLWVMNVVPSGSAHDTLGIIYERGFIGTYQDWCEAFSTYPRTYDFIHADKIFSFYQDRCDVTYILLEMDRILRPEGTVIFRDTVEVLVKIQSITEGMRWKSQIMDHESGPFNPEKILVAVKTYWTGQPTQKQ
- the LOC127776400 gene encoding membrane protein of ER body-like protein isoform X2, with translation MMEVEKPWELKEDVEIMTEEEEEDDSSNLLQARGRNKKHALINGDEQQQEEEEEEVVEEHKSVFFDPTQVSEHGTEVSGKNEVTRVEQFVAKKEKAHETSSSKGKELETQENANSQETNENSNNSSLENRSPSNGSHEVCNSGETVTVANGKAGLKVITIIDKNQNGLANSNGSLHIANVSMNKTSVHEIEAEKDEDVIKGKVNIEEYDLEKILDEQETHDLFCPNCNSCITRRVILRKRKRTVRQTSPDEPPKKTQIAEPSANTSNQTVPERQGQESPDIFRCLSCFAFFIPTGCGFNIFRIFGRTEVNQEAQVQEAAASGQMSGSDNCASWLFSCFEPGDGPKKTDAGPEKEPLLPDKQDSNNGSASSVEGSTASVHSHGISVQQQESKRPLPAESSSQLQPSNTKKEDFGTVSFSGSSSVEAHSSSSASIINPGQTATGFLQTGETHVVIGQQDIVLQQNVPLPKPGDAAHLDKQKQETPPASHTFPTPGVKIPDANPAKFIPDVVRPMVDKPSRGIVIPPEAVESQTRPEHSSVQIGPDASMPLIDTPAPEQRDDWDILKAIVYGGLVESITSLSVVSAAASSGARTLDIFILGIANLIGGLPIIFHSMAELRSIGDVDEREEQGGHYWLQLGRRSKYRLHVAMAVLSYLLFGLLPPLIYGLSFRGGDVREKKMVAVAAASLGCIALLAMGKAHVARRRSYVKSLLYYLSIGVSASGLSYVAGLLLAHFALITHQTPPASSSWASY